The following nucleotide sequence is from Agromyces sp. SYSU T00194.
TGCCCGGCATCATCGAGCGACTGCGCGAGCTCGCCGACGGCCGGCGCCCGGCCCGCACCGGCGCGGGGGCGCCCGAGTTCCCGGTGGTGCCGCTCGATGCCTCCTCGCGCGCGGAGGCGGCGGCCACCGCCGAGGCGCTCCTCGAGCGTGCGCCGACGGCGCTCGCCGTGACGCTGCACGCCGTGCGTTCGGCGCGGGCGCTGAACGCACTGCGACCCGTGCTCGAGCAGGACCTGCGCCTGGTCTCCTGGTTCCTCGACCACCCCGACCTCGCGGAGGGCATCCGCGCCCAGGTCGTCGACAAGGACCGGTCGCCCCGCTGGAGCCCGGCCGGGCTGGACGAGCTCGACGAGGACGTGGTCGCGCAGGCCTTCGCGCAGCCACTGCCCTTCCCGCTCTGGGACGACTGACCGACTGGCCGACTGGCCGACTGGCCGACTGGCCGACTGGCCGACTGACCGACCGGCCGCCGGTACGCCGATGGCGGCGCCTCCGGGCCAGTCGTGGGTGCCGCGGGTACGGTGGAGCACGTGAAGATCCACCACCTGCGCACCCATCGAAGCGACGAGCACCTGACCCGCGAGGGCCAGCTCGCCTGGCAGTTCGCGGGCCTCGCGATCGACCCCGTCGAGGTCGAATCCGATGTCGTCGACATGGTCGTCAACCGCGTCATCGACAACGCGGCGGTCGCCGCCGCGTCGCTCACGCGCGCCCCCGTCGTCTCGGCGCGCAGCCAGGCGCTCGCGCACCCCGTCTCCATCGGCGGCGACGGCGCGACCGTGTTCGGCGTCGACGCGGCCCGCCGCACCTCGCCCGAGTGGGCGGCCTGGGCGAACGGCGTCGCCGTGCGCGAGCTCGACTTCCACGACACGTTCCTCGCCGCCGACTACTCGCACCCGGGCGACAACATCCCGCCGATCCTCGCGGTCGCCCAGCACCTCGCCGCGCACCGCGGCATCACCGGCCGTGACGTCGTGCGGGCCATCGCCACGGCCTACGAGGTGCAGATCGACCTGGTGAAGGCGATCTCGCTGCACGCGCACAAGATCGACCACGTCGCCCACCTCGGCCCGTCGGCGGCCGCAGGCATCGGCACCCTGCTCGGCCTCGACCAGGAGACGATCTTCCAGGCCATCGGCCAGGCGCTGCACACGACCACCGCGACGCGGCAGTCGCGCAAGGGCGAGATCTCGACCTGGAAGGCGCACGCGCCGGCGTTCGCCGGGAAGATGGCGATCGAGGCCGTCGACCGCGCGATGCGGGGCCAGACCAGCCCGGTGCCGATCTGGGAGGGTGAGGACGGCGTCATCGCCTGGCTCCTCGACGGGCCGGACGCCTCGTACGAGGTGCCGCTGCCCGAGCTCGGCGAGCCCAAGCGCGCGATCCTCGACTCGTACACCAAGGAGCACTCGGCCGAGTACCAGGCGCAGGCGTGGATCGACCTCGCCCGCAAGCTGCACGACGAGTACCCGCTGCTGCTCGACGACCCCGCCCGGGTCGAGTCGATCGTGCTGGAGACCAGCCACCACACGCACTACGTGATCGGCTCGGGCGCGAACGACCCGCAGAAGTACGACCCGACCGCGTCACGCGAGACGCTCGACCACTCGATCCCGTACATCTTCACGGTCGCGCTGCAGGACGGCAGCTGGCACCACGTCGACTCGTATGCGCCCGAGCGCGCCGCCCGCCCCGACACGGTCGAGCTCTGGCGCAAGGTCACCACGGTCGAGGACCCGGAGTGGACCCGCCGCTACCACTCGCTCGACATCTCCGAGAAGGCGTTCGGCGGCCGCGTGGTCATCCGCCTCGCCGACGGCGGCGAGATCACCGACGAGATCGCGGTCGCCGACGCGCACCCGCTCGGCGCCCGCCCGTTCGCGCGCGAGCAGTACGTGCAGAAGTTCCGCACCCTCGCCGAGCGCTCGCTCGAGGCGCCCGAGATCGACCGCTTCCTCGACGTGGCGGCGCGCCTGCCCGAGCTCGGCCCCGACGAGCTCGGCGGCCTGACCTTCACGGCGGCGCCCGGCCTGCTCACGACGGTCGAGAACCCGGAGGGCCTCTTCTAGGACGCGCCCGAGCCGGGGTGGTCGCTTCTCCGGAGCCTGCGGTGGCGGGTGGGACTCGCCCGGCCGCCGCTCCCGCCGTCGACTGACGTTCGGGGTAGCCTCCGAGCATGACAACTCCTTCCACCGCTCCCGCGACCGACCGCTGGAATGTCTGGGCGATCGTCGCGTTCATCACCGTCTGGTTCACCGGGATCCTCGGCCTCGTGTTCGGCTACATCGCCCTCTCGCAGATCAAGCGAACCGGCGAGCGGGGCCACGGCCTTGCTCTCGCCGCGGTGATCCTCGGCTGGATCGGCCTGCTGATCGGGCTGGCGATCCTCGTCCTCGTCATCGTCTCCGGCGGCCTCTACGTCGCGAACACCCAGAGCTGAACCGCCGGCGACGTGCTCGCCGTGATCGTCGGCGCGATCTCGCTCGCGCTCCTGAACGGGTACGCGCTGCTGCTCATCGTGTTGCGCGCCCGGGTCTACAAGGTCCCGCTCTACCGGCCGATGATCCTGAACATCGGGTTGTCGATCCTGCCCGTCGCGGTCGCGCTCCTGGCGGTCTCGCTGCTGCTGCTGCTCGTGCCACTGCTCGTGGCGCTCCCGCCGGTCGCGGCCGGCGCTGCGCCACTGCTCGAGTGGGTCTACCTCGTCGTGACGACCGCGCTGTGGGTGCTGCTCTTCCCGAACTCGGTCTACCTGATCACCGAGCTGAACTTCAGCCATCGCTCCTCGAACGACCCGGTGCCGCTGTGGTACGACATCGTGCACACCCTGACTCTGACCCTGTCCGGAATCGCGAACGCCGTCTTCAGCCTCGCACTCGTGCAGACCGCCTTCACCGTGATCGTGATCGACCCGCCCGGCTCCCCATCGGTGCCGCCCCCGGCCAGTTGGTGGTTCGCCGCGGCGGTGATCGTGCTCGGCGCCGTCGGCGTCTACCTCGGGCGATATCTCCGCTTCAACAGCTGGGACGTGCGTCACCCGGGTTCCATGCTCGACAAGGGGCGCGTGCACTTCGCGTCACCCGGCCGCTGGACCGAGGCGGCCGCGTTCGTCGTGTCCCATTCGACCCTGCTCGCACTCGTGTACGCACCCGTCTATCTCGCCGCGTACGTCGCGTTCGGAAGTGGCTGATCGGTTCCCCAGACGTACGGGCGGTGTCCGACCGACGCAAGTCGGAGATCTGGCACCGTCGCGGGGGCCGTCCGCGGCGCGGCCGGAGCGTTCACGACGCGCTCCCATCACGCCTTCGCCGGGGCGTGGCGGTGGAGCAACGCGGCGTCCGTCGTGCTTCGAGGCCCGCTCTCGGCGAGCACCCGGCGGTAGAGGTGCTCGTACCCACGGGCCATCACGGGCAGGTCGAAGTTGCGTTCCACATGGCGTCGCGCGTCAGCGGGATCGAGGCGCATTGCTGCGTCGATCGCGTCCGGGAACTCCTCGATGCGGTCGAGCACGAACCCGGTGCGCCCGTGGTCGATCACCTCCGGCACGCTCCCACGCCGGAGTGCGACGACCGGGGTGCCCGTCGCCATGGCCTCCACCATGACGAGCCCGAACGGCTCGGACCACTGGATCGGGAAGAGCAGTGCCGCAGCCCCGGCCAGCAGCGCCCGCTTCTGGGCGCCGTCGACCTCGCCGATCAGATCGGTGTCGCCACCCAGCCGCGGCGAGATGACCTCCTCGAAGTACCGCCGTTCCGACGGTTCCCGGAGCTTGCCGGCCAGGACGATCCGCCGGCCCGCCGCCCGGGCCGCATCGATGGCGAGGTGCGGTGCCTTCTCCGGCCCGTACCGTCCGAGCCACAGCAGGTAGTCGTCCTTGTCTGCCCGGAACGGGAACGTCGACACGTCGATGGCGTTGTGGACGACGCCCGCCCACGGCAGTGCCGGTCGCTGGGCCCGTTGCGCATCGGAGATCGCGACCAGGCCGATCGTGCCGGCCAGCAGTTCGAAGTAGTCGCCGGTCGGGCCCTCCAAGGTGCCGTGCATCGTGGCGAGTGTCGGCGTCCGCCTGCCACGAGCCAGCAGGGGTCCGGCGAGCGAGTGGTCGTGCACCAGGTCGACGTCGAGGTGCTCCAGCTCGCGGCCCGCATCGGCGGCGAGGATCACCTCGGGCAGCGGTGAGCCGAGCTCGGCACTCGGCGGCCGGGCGAACACCCCGTGGTACGAGTCGGCACGGGTGCGCGACGGGCCCGAAGCGATCAGCACGACGCGATGGCCGAGCGCGACGAGCCCGTCGACGAGTGAGGCCACCACGGCCTCGGTGCCCCCGTAGCCGACCGGGGGCACCTCGAACCAGGGTGGCGCGATCATGGCGATGCGCAGCGGCGAGCGGCGTCGGGCGTCGCCGTCGACGGGTGCGGTGCCGCCCGCCGCCGGCGGCGGGACCTGTTCGCGATCGAGTCGCGCGGGTTCGAGCGTCGTGCTCACGACTCGCTCCTTCCGTCGCCCGCGGCGTCCGTCCGCCGCGGGCCCTCCGACCCGTCCCCGCCGCGACCGCCGACGTATCCTGCACTGGTCGATCGAGGAGGTGCTCGATGGCTTCCGCCGTACCCGGTTCGTCGGTGACCGTCGTCGAAGGTTCGTCCTTCTGCCTGAGCAGTTTCAACGGAGACGTGCGGCCGAACAGGGTCGAAGGTCTCTTCGTCCGCGACACGAGGCTGCTGTCGAGGTGGGAGCTGCTCGTCGACGGGTCGCGCGTGCACGGCCTCGCCGCCGTCTCCGCGGACCCGTACGAGGTGCGCTTCACCGGGCGCGCGGCGACCCGCCCCGGCCAGGTCGAGCCGACGCTCATCGTCGAACGTCATCGGCTGGTCGGCAACGGCCTGCGCGAGGACATCCGGGTGCGCAACTTCGCGTCGGAGGCGGCGGCGATCGACTTGCAGCTCATGGTCGACGCCGACTTCGCCGACGTGTTCGAGGTGAAGGAGAACCGTCCCCGACGCCGTCGCACGGTCTCGCACAGCACTGACGGGGGGCGGCTCGCCTTCGACGTCGACGAGCTCGGGATGCACCGCGGCGTGCGGATCACGGCATCCGACGCGCGGGTGGCCGAGCGGATGCTCACGATCGCCGCCGTGGTGCCGCCGCGTGGCGAGTGGTCGACCTCCATCGAGGTCGCCGGGGTGACCGGCGGCACGGAGTCGGCGCAGTCCTTCCCGATCGGTGCCGCGCTGAACCACGCGGAACCCGCCCGGCGCATGCGGAGCTGGCGCGATTCGGTGCCGAACATCACCGTGGCCGACCCGTCGCTCGCGCACGCGCTCGAGCGCAGCGAGGAGGACCTCGGCGCGCTGCGGATCGTGGACGCAGAGCATCCGGACGACTCGGTCGTCGCCGCGGGCGCACCCTGGTTCATGGCGCTGTTCGGCAGGGACTCGCTGCTGACCGCCTGGATGACCCTGCCGTTCGCGCCGGACCTCGCGATGGGAACGCTGCGCACGCTGGCACGACTGCAGGGCCGGCGGGTCGACGCGCGCACGGAGGAACAGCCGGGTCGCATCCTGCACGAGGTGCGCCTCGGCATCAACCTCGCGCTCGCGCCCGGGGGCGAGAGCGCCTACTACGGTTCGATCGACGCGACCCCCCTGTTCGTGATGCTGGTGGGGGAAGCGCTGCGCTGGGGCGTGCCGCTGCCCGAGATCGAGCCGCTGCTGCCGGCGGTCGACGCTGCCGTGCGCTGGATCGTCGAGTACGGCGATCGCGACGGCGACGGGCTCGTCGAGTACGAGCGCTCCTCCGACCGCGGACTGCTCAACCAGGGCTGGAAGGACAGCCAGGATGCGATCGCGGGCCGTGACGGCGAGTTCGCGCAGGGGCCGATCGCGCTCGCCGAGGTGCAGGGCTACTGCTACGCCGCGTTCGAGGCGAAGGCGGAGATCGACGCGCGCCTCGGCCACGCCGCGGATGCCGCGCAGTGGCGTCGCCGTGCGCGCGCGCTCAAGCGGCGGTTCCACGAGCGGTTCTGGATGCCCGAGGAGCAGTTCTACGCACTCGCCCTCGACGGGCGGAAGCGGCAGGTCGATGCGATCGCGTCGAACGCCGGCCAGTGCCTGTGGACCGGGATCGTCGACGAGGGCGTGGCCGAGCCGGTGGTCGACCGGCTCCTCTCGCCCGAGCTGTTCTCGGGGTTCGGCATCCGGACGCTCGGCACGGGCAACGTGCGCTACAACCCGGTGAGCTACCACAACGGATCGGTGTGGCCGCACGATACGGTGCTCGCCGCCGCCGGGATCGCCACCTACGGGTTCGACGAGCGGGCGCGTGCCGTCGTCGATGGCCTCATCGACGCATCCGCGGCATTCGACGGCCGGCTCCCGGAGCTCTTCTGCGGGTTCGATCGTGGCGAGAAGGCGGAGCCGGTGCCGTATCCCGCCTCGTGCTCGCCCCAGGCGTGGGCGTCGGCGACGCCCATCGAGATCCTGCGCATCGCGTTGGGTCTGCGTCCGTCGAAGGAGCGACGCGAACTGGTGGTCAAGCCCGCCGCGGCGCGGCTCGGCGCCGTCCGCATCAACAACCTCCCCTTCGATCGGCGACAGTTCCTGCTCACGGCGGACCGGGGCGGCATCGCGGTGATCCGCGAGAAGGCGGCGACGCTCGCGGCGGTGGGATCGGCTGCGCCGGGCGGGCCGACGTCGTCGCCGACCGCGTGATCAGCGTCAGCGGCGTTGCGGCGACGCGGCCGCGACGAGGGGAGCCGACGGGTGGGAGGAGCGGCGGCGCACGGCCTTCGCCGCCGCGTCGGCCAGCACCACGGCGGGGATCGCCGCCGCGGCGAGCAGCCAGCCCGCCGGGTGCGGCCACGCACCGCCGAGCAGTTCGGACAGCAGCGGGATCGCGAGGAACGCCACGAGCAGCGCGGCCTGGATGCCGACCGCCCCGACGATGAACGGGTTGCCGCGCGGATCGAGCCGCCAGACCGGCCGCGACGCGCTGCGGCAGGCGAACGCGTTCGCGATCTGGCCCAGGGCGATCGCGGCGAAGGTCGTGCCCGACGCCGTCGCCAGCAGCGCGGCCGACGGCGTCTGCCCCCACGACCACCCGCCGGCCAGGAGCACCGCGAGGAACGCGCCGAGCGCGATCACGGCCTCCGTCGGCCCGAGCACGCCGAACGCCCGGCCGAGCAGTGCCGGGTCGACGATGCGTCGGCGCCGGCGCCCGTGCATCACGTTGTCGCGCGGCGGCTCGGCGCCGAGCGCGAGTGCGGGCAGCATGTCGCTGCCGATGTCGAGCGCCAGCACCTGCAGCACGCCGATCGCGAGCGGCACCTGCCCGCCGGTGAGCGCCCAGAGCACGAACGGCGCGAGTTCGGCGACGTTGTCGGTGAGGTGGTAGGTGAGGAACCGGCGCACGTTGGCGAACGTCGCCCGGCCGAGCTCGACCGCGGCGACGATCGTCGCGAAGTGGTCGTCGAGCAGCACGAGGTCCGCCGCCTCGCGGGCGACGTCGCTGCCGCTCGCGCCCATCGCGACGCCGACGTCGGCCTCGCGCAGCGCCGGGGCGTCGTTGACCCCGTCGCCCGTCATCGCGACGACGTGGCCGTGGCCGCGCAGTGCACGCGCGATGCGCAGCTTGTCGGCCGGGGTGGCGCGGGCGACCACCACGCCGTCGGCGTGGTCGACCGCGTCGGCGAGCTCGGCGTCGGTCCCGGGGAGCCCGGGTGCGTCGAGCACGACGCCGTCGGGGCCGAGGAGGCCGATCTCGCGCGCGATGGCCGCGCCGGTGCGCGGATGGTCGCCGGTGATCATCGCGATGCGGATCCCCGCGGTGCGACAGCTCCGCAGCGCCTCGCCCACCCCGTCGCGCGGCGGGTCCTCGAGGGCGAGCACGCCGACCAGGTCGAGGTCGTGCTCCATCGACGGCGCGGGGGCGCCGCTCCAGGCGCGGCTCGCGACCGCGAGTACGCGCCGCCCGGTTCCGGTCAGCTCGTGCACGGCGTCCGTGATGCGCTCGGGCACCTCGCGGCAGCGCGCGAACACCGCCTCCGGCGCACCGAGCACCGACACGCGTCCGCCGTCGAGTGATGAACTGAGCATGCGGTCGGCCGTGTACGGCAGGCGCTGCCCCTCGGGCTCCGCGGCGAGACCGGCGCGCAGCGCGAGGCAGTGGAACGCCGCCTCCATCGGGTCGCCGGTCGCCGTCCAGCCCTCCGCGCGTTCGACGACCCGACCCGTGACGCAGCGCAGCGCCGCGCGTGCGATGTCGGGCACGACCGCCACCGCGGCATCCGCTCCGCGGAACTCGGCGTCGGGCTCGTACCCGGACCCGTGCACGGTGACGCGTCCCGCTGCGGTGACGACGGCGACGACGTTCATGCGGTTCTGCGTGATCGTGCCGGTCTTGTCGGCGCAGATGAACGTCGTCGCGCCGAGCGTCTCGACCGCGTCGAGGCGGCGCACGAGCGCGTGCCGCTTCGCCATCTGCTCGGCGCCGCGCGCGAGTGAGAGGGTGACCGTCGGCAGCAGGCCCTCCGGCACCAGGGCGACCGCGACGCCGATCGCGAAGATGAACGCGTCCGTGAGGTCGAGGCCGAGCGCCAGCATCACCGCGCCGAGGCCGATGCCCGCGCCGGCCGCGATCAGGGCGACGACGCGCACCACCCGCCGCAGCTCGATCGTGAGCGGGCTCGGCGGACGGGTCGCGCCGGCGGCGAGCCGGTCGATGCCCGCGAGCGCGGTACGCGCGCCCGTCGCGGCCACGGTGCCGCGCGCCTCGCCCTCCACGACGAACGTCCCGGCCAGCAGGAGGTCGCCCGCCTCGTGCGGCACGGTCACGCTCTCGCCGGTCAGGAGCGACTCGTCGAGCGTGAGGGCGTCGCTCGCGAGCACCGTGACGTCGGCCCCGACGCGGTCGCCCGCGGCGAGCAGCAGGAGGTCGCCGGGCACGAGGTCGGCCGCGGGCACGTCGATCGCCTCGCCGTCGCGCACGACGCGCGCCGACGACGGCAGGAGTTCGCCGAGGCGTTGGGCCGAGCGGTCGGCGCGGTACTCCTGGAAGAACGCGAAGGCGGCGTTGAGCAGCACGATCGCGACGATCGCGACCGCGAGCGCCGGGGTGCCGGCGAGCAGGGCGAGGCCCGCTGCCGCCCAGAGCAGCAGCGCGAGCAGGTGGGTCAGCTCGCCGACGAGCATCCGCCAGGCCGGCCTGCGGCGCTTCCGGACGACGAGGTTCGGCCCGACCGCGTCGCGGCGGGCGGTCGCCTCCCGGGTGCTCAGGCCCGACGCGGGCATCGTCACGAGACCATGCTGCGCCCGCACGGCTCGCAGCGCCCCGTCCGAAGGTCCCATCCCCTCGGGCGGGCGACGCGGGCCGCCGCCGTAGGCTGGGCCCATGCTCTACGCCCAGACCCCGCCGGCCGAGAAGCGCCGGCTCTTCCGCGAACGCCTCGCCTCGGGCGAGTTGCTCCGCTTCCCCGGTGCGTTCAACCCGCTGAGCGCCCGACTCATCGAGCGCAAGGGCTTCGACGGCGTCTACATCTCGGGCGCCGTGCTCTCCGCCGACCTCGGGCTGCCCGACATCGGGCTCACCACCCTCAGCGAGGTCGCCGGCCGCGCGAAGCAGATCGCGCGCATGACGGAGCTGCCCGCGATCGTCGACGCCGACACCGGCTTCGGCGAGCCGATGAACGTCGCCCGCACCGTGCAGGAGATGGAGGACGCGGGCCTCGCGGGCCTGCACATCGAGGACCAGGTCAACCCGAAGCGCTGCGGGCACCTCGACGGCAAGCAGGTCGTCGACGAGCAGACCGCCCTGCAGCGCATCCGCGCCGCCGCCGACGCGCGGCGCGATGCGAACTTCCTGATCATGGCGCGCACCGACATCCGTGCGGTCGAGGGGCTCGAGGCATCCGTCGACCGGGCGAAGGCACTCGTCGACGCCGGCGCCGACGCGATCTTCCCCGAGGCGATGGCCTCGCTCGAGGAGTTCGCCGCCATGCGCGCGGCGGTCGACGTGCCGCTGCTGGCGAACATGACCGAGTTCGGCAAGAGCGAGCTGTTCACGTCGCAGCAGCTCGCCGACGTCGGCATGAACATCGTGATCTGGCCGGTGTCGCTGCTGCGCCTCGCGATGGGCGCCGCCGTGGCGGGACTCGACGAGCTCGAGGCATCGGGCAACCTCGTCGGCAAGCTCGACGACATGCAGCATCGCGCCGAGCTCTACGACCTCATCGACTACGAGGGGTACAACCGGTTCGACTCCTCGATCTTCAACTTCCGCGTCTCGCGCGAGGGATGAGGGGCGGGGCGAACGGATGCCCCGGAGCCGCCCCACCCGTAGGCTGGAGCTCCGAGCCGACTCGACGGGGAGCACCATGACGGATCAGCAGACCGAGCCCGAGATCCACAAGGGCCTCGCCGGCGTGTACGTGGACACGACGGCCATCTCGAAGGTGAACCCCGAGACCAACTCGCTGC
It contains:
- a CDS encoding MmgE/PrpD family protein; this encodes MKIHHLRTHRSDEHLTREGQLAWQFAGLAIDPVEVESDVVDMVVNRVIDNAAVAAASLTRAPVVSARSQALAHPVSIGGDGATVFGVDAARRTSPEWAAWANGVAVRELDFHDTFLAADYSHPGDNIPPILAVAQHLAAHRGITGRDVVRAIATAYEVQIDLVKAISLHAHKIDHVAHLGPSAAAGIGTLLGLDQETIFQAIGQALHTTTATRQSRKGEISTWKAHAPAFAGKMAIEAVDRAMRGQTSPVPIWEGEDGVIAWLLDGPDASYEVPLPELGEPKRAILDSYTKEHSAEYQAQAWIDLARKLHDEYPLLLDDPARVESIVLETSHHTHYVIGSGANDPQKYDPTASRETLDHSIPYIFTVALQDGSWHHVDSYAPERAARPDTVELWRKVTTVEDPEWTRRYHSLDISEKAFGGRVVIRLADGGEITDEIAVADAHPLGARPFAREQYVQKFRTLAERSLEAPEIDRFLDVAARLPELGPDELGGLTFTAAPGLLTTVENPEGLF
- a CDS encoding DUF4190 domain-containing protein, which encodes MTTPSTAPATDRWNVWAIVAFITVWFTGILGLVFGYIALSQIKRTGERGHGLALAAVILGWIGLLIGLAILVLVIVSGGLYVANTQS
- a CDS encoding DUF1361 domain-containing protein, translating into MLAVIVGAISLALLNGYALLLIVLRARVYKVPLYRPMILNIGLSILPVAVALLAVSLLLLLVPLLVALPPVAAGAAPLLEWVYLVVTTALWVLLFPNSVYLITELNFSHRSSNDPVPLWYDIVHTLTLTLSGIANAVFSLALVQTAFTVIVIDPPGSPSVPPPASWWFAAAVIVLGAVGVYLGRYLRFNSWDVRHPGSMLDKGRVHFASPGRWTEAAAFVVSHSTLLALVYAPVYLAAYVAFGSG
- a CDS encoding glycosyltransferase family 4 protein, which translates into the protein MSTTLEPARLDREQVPPPAAGGTAPVDGDARRRSPLRIAMIAPPWFEVPPVGYGGTEAVVASLVDGLVALGHRVVLIASGPSRTRADSYHGVFARPPSAELGSPLPEVILAADAGRELEHLDVDLVHDHSLAGPLLARGRRTPTLATMHGTLEGPTGDYFELLAGTIGLVAISDAQRAQRPALPWAGVVHNAIDVSTFPFRADKDDYLLWLGRYGPEKAPHLAIDAARAAGRRIVLAGKLREPSERRYFEEVISPRLGGDTDLIGEVDGAQKRALLAGAAALLFPIQWSEPFGLVMVEAMATGTPVVALRRGSVPEVIDHGRTGFVLDRIEEFPDAIDAAMRLDPADARRHVERNFDLPVMARGYEHLYRRVLAESGPRSTTDAALLHRHAPAKA
- a CDS encoding amylo-alpha-1,6-glucosidase; the encoded protein is MASAVPGSSVTVVEGSSFCLSSFNGDVRPNRVEGLFVRDTRLLSRWELLVDGSRVHGLAAVSADPYEVRFTGRAATRPGQVEPTLIVERHRLVGNGLREDIRVRNFASEAAAIDLQLMVDADFADVFEVKENRPRRRRTVSHSTDGGRLAFDVDELGMHRGVRITASDARVAERMLTIAAVVPPRGEWSTSIEVAGVTGGTESAQSFPIGAALNHAEPARRMRSWRDSVPNITVADPSLAHALERSEEDLGALRIVDAEHPDDSVVAAGAPWFMALFGRDSLLTAWMTLPFAPDLAMGTLRTLARLQGRRVDARTEEQPGRILHEVRLGINLALAPGGESAYYGSIDATPLFVMLVGEALRWGVPLPEIEPLLPAVDAAVRWIVEYGDRDGDGLVEYERSSDRGLLNQGWKDSQDAIAGRDGEFAQGPIALAEVQGYCYAAFEAKAEIDARLGHAADAAQWRRRARALKRRFHERFWMPEEQFYALALDGRKRQVDAIASNAGQCLWTGIVDEGVAEPVVDRLLSPELFSGFGIRTLGTGNVRYNPVSYHNGSVWPHDTVLAAAGIATYGFDERARAVVDGLIDASAAFDGRLPELFCGFDRGEKAEPVPYPASCSPQAWASATPIEILRIALGLRPSKERRELVVKPAAARLGAVRINNLPFDRRQFLLTADRGGIAVIREKAATLAAVGSAAPGGPTSSPTA
- a CDS encoding cation-translocating P-type ATPase, translated to MPASGLSTREATARRDAVGPNLVVRKRRRPAWRMLVGELTHLLALLLWAAAGLALLAGTPALAVAIVAIVLLNAAFAFFQEYRADRSAQRLGELLPSSARVVRDGEAIDVPAADLVPGDLLLLAAGDRVGADVTVLASDALTLDESLLTGESVTVPHEAGDLLLAGTFVVEGEARGTVAATGARTALAGIDRLAAGATRPPSPLTIELRRVVRVVALIAAGAGIGLGAVMLALGLDLTDAFIFAIGVAVALVPEGLLPTVTLSLARGAEQMAKRHALVRRLDAVETLGATTFICADKTGTITQNRMNVVAVVTAAGRVTVHGSGYEPDAEFRGADAAVAVVPDIARAALRCVTGRVVERAEGWTATGDPMEAAFHCLALRAGLAAEPEGQRLPYTADRMLSSSLDGGRVSVLGAPEAVFARCREVPERITDAVHELTGTGRRVLAVASRAWSGAPAPSMEHDLDLVGVLALEDPPRDGVGEALRSCRTAGIRIAMITGDHPRTGAAIAREIGLLGPDGVVLDAPGLPGTDAELADAVDHADGVVVARATPADKLRIARALRGHGHVVAMTGDGVNDAPALREADVGVAMGASGSDVAREAADLVLLDDHFATIVAAVELGRATFANVRRFLTYHLTDNVAELAPFVLWALTGGQVPLAIGVLQVLALDIGSDMLPALALGAEPPRDNVMHGRRRRRIVDPALLGRAFGVLGPTEAVIALGAFLAVLLAGGWSWGQTPSAALLATASGTTFAAIALGQIANAFACRSASRPVWRLDPRGNPFIVGAVGIQAALLVAFLAIPLLSELLGGAWPHPAGWLLAAAAIPAVVLADAAAKAVRRRSSHPSAPLVAAASPQRR
- the prpB gene encoding methylisocitrate lyase, coding for MLYAQTPPAEKRRLFRERLASGELLRFPGAFNPLSARLIERKGFDGVYISGAVLSADLGLPDIGLTTLSEVAGRAKQIARMTELPAIVDADTGFGEPMNVARTVQEMEDAGLAGLHIEDQVNPKRCGHLDGKQVVDEQTALQRIRAAADARRDANFLIMARTDIRAVEGLEASVDRAKALVDAGADAIFPEAMASLEEFAAMRAAVDVPLLANMTEFGKSELFTSQQLADVGMNIVIWPVSLLRLAMGAAVAGLDELEASGNLVGKLDDMQHRAELYDLIDYEGYNRFDSSIFNFRVSREG